A genome region from Glycine max cultivar Williams 82 chromosome 5, Glycine_max_v4.0, whole genome shotgun sequence includes the following:
- the LOC100810586 gene encoding nodulin-21 — MATSTLSHAEEVLPNPAKNTDQKQIQVTEDHTNNIDYVQRAQWLRAAVLGANDGLVSVSSLMMGVGAVKKDERAMLLAGFAGLVAGTCGMAIGEFVAVCTQYEVEVGQMKREMNNEEKDLEMGMEKRGLPNPLQATLASAVSFSIGALVPLLSAAFIENYRTRVIVVVAMVSLALVVFGRVVAQLGKTHKMKSCVRFLLGGWIAMAITFGLTKLLGAKALDKE, encoded by the coding sequence ATGGCTACTAGTACACTCAGCCATGCAGAAGAAGTACTTCCCAATCCAGCAAAAAATACTGATCAGAAGCAAATCCAAGTTACTGAAGATCATACCAACAACattgactatgtacaaagggcACAGTGGCTTCGTGCAGCGGTTTTAGGAGCCAATGATGGGTTGGTTTCGGTTTCTTCATTGATGATGGGTGTAGGAGCTGTTAAGAAAGATGAAAGGGCTATGCTACTTGCTGGTTTTGCAGGATTAGTTGCAGGGACTTGTGGCATGGCGATAGGAGAGTTTGTAGCTGTGTGCACTCAGTATGAAGTTGAGGTAGGTCAAATGAAGAGAGAGATGAATAATGAGGAGAAAGACTTGGAGATGGGGATGGAGAAAAGAGGATTGCCTAATCCATTGCAAGCTACTTTGGCATCTGCAGTGTCCTTTTCTATAGGTGCATTGGTGCCTCTACTTTCAGCTGCTTTCATAGAAAACTACAGGACTAGGGTTATTGTGGTTGTGGCAATGGTTAGCTTGGCTTTGGTGGTGTTTGGAAGGGTGGTGGCTCAGCTGGGAAAAACTCATAAGATGAAATCTTGTGTAAGGTTCCTTCTTGGAGGATGGATAGCCATGGCTATCACTTTTGGGTTGACCAAATTACTTGGTGCTAAAGCTTTAGATAAAGAATAA
- the LOC121174863 gene encoding uncharacterized protein has protein sequence MTLKSPKTIWDYLKEEYAGDDRIRSMQVLNLRREFELQRMQESETIKEYSNKLLGIANKIKLLGSDFADSRIVEKILVTMPERYEASIASLENTKDLSKITLTEVLHALQAQEQRRLMRQDHVVEGALPAKHHEVDESKNDFFKKNQPASSENSANNQEV, from the exons ATGACTCTTAAATCACCTAAAACAATTTGGGATTATCTGAAAGAGGAATACGCTGGAGATGATAGAATACGAAGCATGCAGGTGCTGAATTTAAGGAGGGAATTTGAGCTTCAAAGGATGCAAGAGTCAgagacaatcaaagaatactcaAACAAATTGTTGGGTATTGCCAACAAGATAAAGTTGTTGGGAAGTGATTTTGCTGATTCGAGAATTGTAGAGAAAATTTTGGTAACAATGCCGGAGAGGTATGAAGCATCTATAGCTTCATTGGAGAACACAAAGGATCTGTCGAAAATCACATTGACAGAAGTGCTACATGCCCTGCAAGCTCAAGAGCAACGAAGGTTGATGAGGCAAGATCATGTTGTCGAAGGTGCTTTGCCCGCCAAACATCATGAAGTTGATGAaagcaaaaatgattttttcaagAAGAACCAACCAGCAAGCAGCGAAAACAGTGCAAACAACCAag AAGTGTAA
- the N-21 gene encoding VIT-like transporter 1a: MVVVSPKMANATPNGSVPHNHVGAVLLTIPTIKIDGKQTLATEDHTSIDYLQRAQWLRAAILGANDGLVSVASLMMGVGAVKRDAKAMLLAGFAGLVAGACGMAIGEFVAVYTQYEVEVGQMKRDMNMSVGGERDLEMEMERRTLPNPLQATLASALCFSIGALVPLLSAAFIENYRTRIIVVVAMSCLALVVFGWVGAKLGKTPKLKSCVRFLLGGCIAMSITFGSTKLLGASAL, translated from the coding sequence ATGGTTGTTGTGTCACCGAAAATGGCTAATGCTACACCTAATGGTTCGGTGCCACATAACCATGTAGGAGCAGTACTTCTAACAATTCCCACAATCAAAATTGATGGGAAGCAAACCCTAGCCACCGAAGATCACACCAGCATTGACTATTTACAGAGGGCACAGTGGCTTCGTGCAGCGATTTTAGGAGCCAATGATGGGTTGGTTTCGGTTGCATCGTTGATGATGGGTGTAGGAGCTGTTAAAAGAGATGCAAAAGCTATGCTACTTGCTGGTTTTGCAGGGTTAGTTGCTGGGGCTTGTGGCATGGCAATAGGAGAGTTTGTTGCTGTGTACACTCAGTATGAGGTAGAGGTAGGTCAAATGAAGAGAGATATGAATATGAGTGTGGGAGGGGAGAGAGACTTGGAGATGGAGATGGAGAGAAGAACATTGCCTAATCCATTGCAAGCTACTTTGGCATCAGCACTCTGCTTTTCTATAGGTGCATTGGTGCCTCTACTTTCTGCTGCTTTCATTGAAAACTACAGGACTAGGATTATTGTGGTTGTGGCAATGTCTTGTTTGGCTTTGGTGGTGTTTGGATGGGTGGGCGCTAAGCTGGGAAAAACTCCCAAGTTAAAATCTTGTGTAAGGTTCCTTCTTGGAGGATGCATAGCCATGTCCATCACTTTTGGCTCAACTAAATTACTTGGTGCTAGCGCATTATAA